In Ovis canadensis isolate MfBH-ARS-UI-01 breed Bighorn chromosome 11, ARS-UI_OviCan_v2, whole genome shotgun sequence, the DNA window GGCTTGTGTCAACTGTGGGTAGAATAGTCAGCTCTTTCCATTCCAAAGCAATAGGTCACTTTCCCTAGGAAGTGCGGGATCTGGGGGAAGATGGGTGCTGAGCAGGGTAAAGTCTGGGGCAGCTGGCCCACAGACCCTGGTTCCCGTTAGCCCCATTTAGGGCCATTGCCAGGTTTGCCTCCTGTCACATTGCCTGGCCAACTTGGGTCACTGGATCACcctccacactcttctcccaTCCTGCCCCCTCTGCCCTGAAATCCCTGAAATTCAGTggtggcctgggggaggggaggctctgCCCCCATCGTTGACTGCCATGGAATAGTGAAATCACCTGGGAGGGTGGGCTGTGTGGTTCCAGAGAGGCCAGCTCCTTGGTAACTGGCATCCTGTTGCCATGGCAACAGGACTGGTGATGGAGCGAGAGATGGCAGTGTGCATGTGGTGAGGGCGGGCTAAAGAGTGCATTTGGGCACACCAAGGGGCAGGAGACCTCTGAGCTGGGCCTCCTGCTGCTTCCCCACGTGAGCTTCCAGAGCCCTTAGTGCCCGCGCTGTCAGAACAGACTCCCCACTCAGACAAAGGCTGTCCtgcaggggtgaggggtgagAAAGGCAAAGCTTGGGGACCAGACCTCTGACACCTCTCATCCTTGTTCAcctcaccctcctccccacaGGTTCCAGGCAGAGGGTGGTTACGTTCTCTACCCTCAGATCGGGGACCGGCTAGATCTGCTCTGCCCCCGGGCCCGCCCTCCGGGTCCCCACTCCTCTCCTAATTACGAGTTCTACAAGCTGTACCTGGTAGGGGGTGCCCAGGGCCGGCGCTGCGAGGCACCCCCTGCCCCAAACCTCCTCCTCACTTGTGACCGGCCAGATCTGGATCTCCGCTTCACCATCAAGTTCCAGGAGTATAGCCCTAACCTCTGGGGCCACGAGTTCCGCTCACACCACGATTACTACATAATTGGTACtgctgggcagagggcagggtcTAGTGGGAAGGTACCCCTGGGATTGAGGGCAGATAAGGGAAGGGACCCTTGGAGCCACCTCGGATGGTGTTGGGGCCAGGAGTGGAGATGGAATAGGGATAGCTCTGAGTGCCAACTTCTCCCTCTGGTTCTCTTCCAGCCACGTCGGATGGAACCCGGGAAGGCCTGGAGAGCTTGCAGGGAGGTGTGTGCCTCACCAGAGGCATGAAGGTGCTTCTCCGAGTGGGACAAAGTAAGCGGGGCTGGGGCACACCTGCTAAGGGCTGGAGGAGGCTGGGGCAGTATCTTCATGGTCAGGGGGCTGCTGTCTCAGCCCCTCTCTCAGGTCTTCCCCATCTCCAGGTCCCCGAGGAGGGGCTGCCCCCCGAAAACCTGTGTCTGAAATGCCCATGGAAAGAGACCGAGGGGCAGCCCACAGCCTGGAGCCTGGGAAAGAGAGCACTGCAGGTAGGAACCACGGGTCCAGCCTCCTGCCTTCCCTCGTCCTCTGCTCTCGGACCCTAGCTGCCCTGCCgccaccttctccctccctctgcagTTTTGGGGGCAATGatacaggaaagaggagaagagaggatGGGAGGGTGGGATGGGAATGGAAGCCAAATGAGGAAAAGACTCAATTAGAACTAATTAGCCAAGTCAGTGCTTCAATCAGCGCTGTCAGAGAAGGGGGGAGGACTGCCTGGCACAGGTTGAAGGGCTGGACACACCTGGATTCGGAATGGGGCTTGGCGGGGAGGGGAAGGGCTTGGGGTCCCCAAAGGGCCTGAGcactactggggaagcccatgggaACCCCCAAGGCTGGGTGTCCAGATGCCCAGGTGGCTCCTTCAGCCCCTCCCCCTCTTTCCTCCTTCACCCCTTCCCTGCCAGGTGACCCCACCAGCAATGCAACCTCCCGGGGTGCTGAaggccccctgccccctcccagcaTGCCCGCAGTGGCCGGGGCAGCAGGGGGGCTGGCGCTGCTCTTGCTGGGcgtggcaggggctgggggtgccATGTGTTGGCGGAGACGGCGGGCCAAGCCTTCGGAGAGTCGCCACCCTGGTCCTGGCTCCTTCGGGAGGGGAgggtccctgggcctgggggGTGGAGGCGGGATGGGACCTAGAGAGACTGAGCCTGGGGAGCTAGGCATAGCTCTGCGGGGtggtggggctgcagacccccccTTCTGTCCCCACTATGAGAAGGTGAGTGGTGACTATGGGCATCCTGTGTACATCGTGCAGGATGGGCCCCCCCAGAGTCCCCCAAACATCTACTACAAGGTATGAGGGCTCCTCCGACCTGGCTCTCCTGGATCCAGCCCTTTGTGGGGTGCTCCTCCAATTTAATTCATGGTTTGAGGGACACCTCTAGCATCTCCTTGGCCCCCTTTACCCCATCAGCTCCTCTGCTCCTCCTGGCTCTTGCCTCTCCTCCACTTTTAGGATTCCCTGAGACATCCACCCAACTATCGCCTGCCCTCTGGTTGGCTGTGTGTACCCTTCTGTCTCTGTGTTTCTGGGTCCTATTCCCCTGGGGAGGGGCCAGAGATTCAGCCTCCTCCTCTAATCATGACCCAGAGATCCTTGTTCCCCTCACCCACTGAGAGCTTGGGGTGGGAacagtctgtcttttggttggtacttctcctctttctgcctctcactgtttttctcttctccctctcttttattttctttctctctcctctgtctctAGGTCTGTTCCTCTTCCCTAGCATCCTCCTCCCTGTATCTCCTTTTACTTACCCTCTTGGCTTCTTATCCTGTGCCCCTCCCATCTCCAGGGTTGGGGCATCAAGGCATTTCTCCTCTCAGCTCCCTCTTCTGACTTCTCTTACCAACCGCTCCCCTTAGTCTGCCAAAAATGGGGGCCTTATGGGGAAGGCTCTGGCAttccaccccagctcagggcatggGCAGCAGGACTCCTCCTCTGCCCTGCCCCAGGCCTCTATATACTTACTCCAGCCATTTGGGGTGGTTGGGTCAAGACAGCCACCATGAGAAGAAATATGCTGTTTTGTCCAGTGGCCAATAGCAAGCTATGAATCAGTCGGGACACTTATGGACTTGGTCTGATGCTGAATGGGCCACTTGGGACAGGAAGTGACTTGCTCCAGACAAGAAGTGACCAGGCCTGGACAGAAGTGGCCTGGGAAGTGGCAGAAGCAGTGCAGCAGGAACTGGAAGTGCCTTCATCCAGGACAGGAAGTAGCACTTCTGAAATAGGAAGTGATCTGGCTGGAACCGGAAGTGGCTtagtctggggggtggggggatgtggATGGTTCATACTctgtggagaagggagggggggcAGGAAGAACTTCCCATTTCAGGAGGAAGCTGGAACTTAACTCTAAAGATCAAGTGGACTGAGGAGGGTCTTCCTAGTATTCAGTGGCTCGTGCCAGGATCCCTCTTCCCCTGTTCTCTGTGCTGCTTTTAGGACAGCTAAGGTGACTGCCATCTGCTGTGGCAGGCTCAATTtgtcttgttttttcctttccatatCCCAATATAGTCCCTGTTACCCAACAGGGTGACCCCAAGAACCCATGTGTTGTCCCCAGTAACCCAGATGGCTGTCTTGTTTATCATATCCTCCATATCCTACTGCCTTCAAACTCAACACAGCTCCCTTCTTAGTGACCAAAATGGTGGCCTACTGACTGGTTTAGCTGATGGTGGTCCTTAGCAACAGCCACTCTTTTCATAGTGACCAGCTGATACCTCTTCCAGCCCTCTAGTGCACAATTAATTGGAtgttgcctcagtttcctcccagcTCATTTCCATTAGATCAGAGCTGCCCTTGGGCACCACATCAGCCACCTCACTCACCAGCCAAATGGTTGCTTTGTCCACCAGAAGTCATCTCTCTGGTGCTGTAGTTCCCAGCTCTTTCCTGATTTTTCTAATCACTCCTTCCAGAGAACAGGAAGTTGATATTGCCATGGGGGAGGTGGCGGTATATGGCCATCACCTCAATAGTTTTACTGTAAAAGGGAAATttgaacaacaaaaaccaaaaaaaaaaaaaaaaaagaataaaaaacttgAAAAGTTGACAAGAAGGCTGGAAAATGTTTGGACATGAATTGGGATGGGGAACTGGTGGTTAGAATGACTTTCCAGCTGAGGGTTGGATTGCATGAAACCAAGGAGTAGGGAGAGGGTTTGGTGGGATCACTGAGGTGGATAATGCATGATGTGCTGGGGGAAGGGGATGGGATGGGTAAGGAGGTGAGTGagatggctgaggaaggcagcCACTTCCAATGGAGGGAGAGAAAAACCCAGGTGGGAATGGGAGTTGCCAATATATCCTATTGGGGATGTCCGAATATACATTCACACATGGGGGAAAGCCTAAGTTTCTATTGTTAAACCAAAGTACCAGACTCAAAGCAAGTCTCAAAAACAAAGTGGAAAAAACATGTTCACGTGTTCAGTTTATACTCTCCTACCCTGACCCAAGGCACTTGTATGTCCAGAAGACTCAGGGACCCAGGCATCAAGCTGCCTATCCCCTGGCTTCCTGTGTACCCATAACCCAGGCTCTTCTCCCCATAAAACTTGGGTGCCCAGCCCCCTAGACTCAGCCCCATTCTCCAGTCACAAAAGCAGCCGTCAGGAGCATCGCTGGAGCCAGTCGGCAGGGGTCACAACCTctgccctgcctgcccctccctgacTTTAGGTCCCCTCCCACTGTCTCCCATCTGCCTGGAGGTCAAGGGGTCCTCCTGGCCCGCCTCTATCCGGTGagacccctgcccctccccctgtcTGAGCAAGATGCCTGGGTCCCAAGAGGTGCAGGTGCTATAGGAGGGGAGTTGAAAACTGGAAGGCCAGGTGCTGGGCTGTCTGGAATCTACTCCTGCCTTCTAAGCCTGCACTGGAGCTTGCCTGAGGTGGGGAGGCTGGAGGCGGGTGTGGAAGGGCTGGTCCCTGCCCCTTAGTGGGGGTTGGTTGTCATGGCAACATCCCCTTCTCCACACAATGGGAAGCCCCCCTCAGCCTCCCGCGTGGATGGAGCCGACAGCCCCATCGCTGGCTATCAGCCTCAGGGACTTGGCAACCGTCACTATGGCAACCCAGAGCCCAGCAACAGGGCCCGGTGAACGAGGGAGGGGTCCATGACTGGGGCAGGGCTGTGTGTGAGAGGGGGCAAGAGAGCCAAGGAAGACTCCCCCTACACATATATCCAGAGGAACAGGTGGAGAGAAGCGAGGGAGAGCAGTGGAGATAAACAGTCTCCGTGACAGACAAACATCTCACCAAAGCAGCCGAGACATCATAACATGCTGAGAGACAGGAAGACACCTGGGGACAGATGCACAGCTGGGGAGAGGAACAGCGCATTCTGCAGTCCCTGCAATACCCTGGGATACACCCCTCAGAGCACTGGCATCTATGGACTCTCCCTCCTGCAACACTGACAACACAAGACCTACCGCCTTCCACATGTGTGGTGACTCGTGTATGTTTTGAGCTATGATATTTGAAAGCTCAGGTGACCATACAGAACAACACATGCCATCCTATTTGCTTTCTAGGTacaaatacacaaacacactCCCAGGATAACAGCCATAACAGAAAGAAGAGGGGCAggaaaacattcatttattcattcattcactcagcatcATATTAAATGTCTACTTGGTTCCAGGTACTATATCAGGCACTAATAGTATGAGGTGAATAAGGCAGTCTCTGCTTTCATGAAGTTCACATTTTGGTGGGACAACATAATAAAATTTCTGGTAGTGATAAGTGCTATAAACAAAACAGCAAGGGGATGCAGAGGGTGGAGGGTATCAGGGAGATGCTTCAGGTTAGGAAAGTCTCTCTGAAGAGGGACATTTGCTCAAGACCTTGAATAATGAGGAGTAAGGAAGGCAGGcaaggaaggcaggcaggcttcccaagtggcgctagtggcaaagaacccgcctgccaatgcaggagatatgggtttgatccctggttcagaaagatcccctggaagagggcatggcaacccagtccagtattcatgcctggagaatcccatggacagaggagactggtgggctacagtccatagtgtcgcaaagagtctgacacaactgaagcaacttagcatgcacataagaAAGGCAGACACTATGGGAAGGGCAGAGCAGAAAGAGGGAACAGAAGTGCGAAGCACAGAGGGGAAATCTAGGCAGGCTTGGAAATAGCAAGGAATACATCACAGCCACACACATGTTCTAGATGTGTCCTATCCTTCCCCAGCCTCAGCCTGCAGGGCAGCAAATGACTAAGGAAGAATCCACATTTAGGAAGCTGAGCTAACCTGGTCTTCTATGTTGTCCCCTTTGTTTCTTGTGCAGATGTGAGTTGTGTTTTCCTCAACTAAATTGTATACTCTGGGAGGGCAGGGATGATGCCCTGAGATTTTGGGCTGCTAGGACAGAGTTCAAAGCAGGCAGGCAGAGTGGAAGTAAAGGATCTGAGAGAGCTGGGGACCACAGAAGGTAAAGCCCTCACCCAGCATAGGATGGAGGCTGCCCTGGGGGCTCTGCTGCAGATGGAAGCTCAGATTTTTCTATCCTTCCAAACAGAAGCAGGATATAAATTAAGTTGAGGTGTTTATGTCTGTGTATGTGGTCAGTGTTGAGGGTTTTAAGAAAAGGAGAATAGAGCAAAGGGTTGCAGTGGGAATTTCTGATGGAGGATGATTGACACCACAACTGGAAATTTAGTTAGAATGAAAAACGGAGCTTTCTAAAGGGAATCATGAACATGGGGCATTCCCTTCCCTAGAGAGTCCTTTCAGGATCTGTAGGCAGGCTGGGAGAAATGTGGCAGGCTGGTTTGGAGGCAGGGGGCTGGCTGAGATGGGTTGAAGGAGCTGGGTGAGGGTAGAGAAAAGGATGCAGACTAAATGGGAGGGAAAATTTAGCACTGGAGAGATGTTTAAAAGGTAGCAGGGAAGGTGGAATACTGAAGGGAGTTTTGAGGGGACCAGGTCCCTGGGTCCCAGAAGGATCAAAGCCCTTTGTGGCCTGGCTCTCCCACTTCCTTCAGTTGCCATCAAAAACTCAGGCATGGGTTCCCTCCAATCCCAgtggctggtggtggtggtggtggtggggggtggggtgggtagatTGAGCAGccttgggggggtggggagcggcAGCTGGTGAGTGGGGAGGAAGCTGTGTGCTCAGCAAACAGCAGCCTCAGTGCCCAGTGGCTGCCTCCTCCCTCATCAATCAGCTCAGCCAAATGTCCTTGCATTCCCACCACCCCAAGGGGACTGGGGCTGGGCCAgggtccccaggggagtgagATGGGATGGGTGGGGGGAAATGGGGGTGGTGCTTGGCTCCCCATCTCTTGGCCTCTGTTCTCTCTTCTCCTGGAAACTCTCAGCTCCCTCTGTCATGGAACAGACTCCCTCCTGGCTGCAACCACCTACCACCGTGAGGGCATCAGCTACAAATCACCTGTGGGGGTCTGTTGAGGggcaggatgggggaggggaggagggatgagCCAGGGCTGAAGAGGAATCTTGTTCTGGTTCTCACGGGACCTGCCCAGGGTAGTCAGCAGGGAGGCTGCTGGCACAGAGGCTTTGTGCTCCCAGCTGGCCTCTCCATCCCTGATGATGCCCTGGACAGCAGGCTGAGACGTGGACCCCAGAAATGTCCTCCCACTGCCCACCTTGTCCTAGCCCCCAGCACTTATCCTCTGCTTCCTACCATCATCCAGAGGGCCAGCCCCCGGCTTACCCTAAATCTGCTGCTCCCCTTTGGGGACTGGGGCCTCCAGACCTTAGCCTCtggctccctctccctcctcctcagcCCTTGCTCCCCTCAGGGACCCAGGCGTCCTGCCCACTCTGTTCACCATAACAACCATTCTTTTGGAGTTGCTTAAGACTTTAATATCATTTCATTAAATCAGCTAGTTCAGAGAAGGTTGGGGGCACAAAGAGCCTGGGGTGGGCAAAAAAGGGCCAAGGTAGGGGGGCTGCAGGGGAAGAGCCCCCTCTCTCCGTGGAGATGGCTCTGAGAAATCAAATATTGACAGTGAGAGAACAGAACTTATTAAAGCTGGGACAGGGGTGTGCGTGTGTGGAGCTGTGGGAATGGCCAGATGCCTGGGTTCTGAGGGTAACGAAGGTTCTGGGAGGAGGGAAACCCTGAAGCATTGTGGTACAACTCTTCTGCCCATTTCCTCTGCCAGGTATTGAGTCTTGCTACCCTGGCTGTTTCTCAGCTGTCTCCTAGAGCCCCTGGGGACAAGACCCCCATCACAGATGTGGTTGCCCCATCTTCAGCCCTTCCCCCTACCTCCACCTCTGTTGATGAGCTTCAGTAGCATTTAATCGGATTGAGCAGTAATTAGCAAAGCGAGATGTTTGATTACCTGTTTAGCATAATGTAGGGGGCTGGGATCCCTAGGCACAGccaaggttgtgtgtgtgtgggggggtgtcaGAAAAGAAATGGAGTCAACACAACCTTTCCCTGAGGGAGCCATGAACCCTGCTTATAAGTCTCCCCATCTTATGCCTCCCCTCAAGTCGTCACTCCTTTGGGACTTCTCTCTGGGGGATCTGACCAATCACGTCACCTCTCTGCCACCCACTGCCTAACTGGTTAGCAGGGTAGCCCTGCTtgctgtgcagctggttgtggggTGTGGCAGGACCCCCCCTCTTCTTCAGTCCCTGCCCTCAGCAACATGAGTGTGGGCTGAGCGGGAGCCCAGACACCCACTTTGAAGATAATGGCGGGGGATGCCAAGGGTAGGGGTTGtcaattctggaaataaaaatgggGTAGGTAGAATGGTAAGGTCAGAGCTGGGTCCGGGTGTGGATTAATCCACAGGCCCTTCAGGAGTACCAGGGACTGCCACTCCTCGCCTGCCAGAATACTGGCATAATGAGACCTGTCAGGTGTGAACATCAACCAGGAAAAAGGGGAACTGAGGTGCCAGCTTCGCTCCTCATCCAGCAAAGAAATTGTCATCAATTTAGCTCCTCATGGAAATGTAATCAGTGGGCTCGCTGCTGGCTTTGTCTTAATTAGGCACTATTGATGGAAGCAGGGAGGGTGCCCTCCCATCCCCCTGACTCGCTTCATCCCTGCATCTCCCAGCCCTCCCTAAAGCTTCTACCGCCCCAGGTACAGCTCAGTCTTCCAGGCGCCTCTTCCGGCAGTCCAGGCCTGCAGCGCCCCCTAGCATCGGCCGCGGTCTGCCCCTCCTCTCACACTCCTCTCCTCCAGCTTCCCCAGGACTCAGCCTTTGTTCTTATGGAGAGCCGAGCCCCTCCCCGGCCCGGTCACCTTCCCCAGAGAGTCCCCGCCTCCTGTCTCCCCCAAAACGAGCGACGCTTTCTAAAGTCAATCCTCAGATTCCAAAAATTCCAGTTccgttcttccttccctcccccgccccgcgcTGCCCGGCGATCCTAGACCCCAGTCCGAACTAAGAAGGGGGATCTAGCGGGAGGGCAGGGGTGCTCCAGCCCCGGTTTTTCCCCCGGACTCAGCTGCAGCCACGGCTGCCTCGAAATCCTGGAGCTCCTTCTAGAGCGCGTGTGAATCTCGCAGGCGGGACCTCGGGCGCCATCTGCTGGACTCGCCCGGGATGGAGCCCGCAGACCCGGGCGCGGGGTCGGGAGCTTGGGGTTCCCCCAGCCTTTTCAGTTGTTTCCAAGGGTTGTTTCCAGCTCCAGTCCGTCCAGCCCGTTCCCAGACCAGGCCCCCTACGCCCCTCCAGCTTGCCAGATTTAGCGGCTTTCCCTTGCCTCCCAGCCTTCTTGCCCTGGGTCCCCGCCTGGGTGACGCGGACGAAGCCGGGCCGTTAGCCGCGGACCGGGGTTTCTCTGCGTCTGCGCAGAGGAGGCTGGCTCCGCAGGCTCGCGCCCCCGCCACTCCCCCGCCGCCCCACGCCCAGGGTTGCCGAGGCGACGCGTGCAGGCGCTGGCCCGAGAAAGTCACGCGGGGCAACTTCTTAGCTAGAGTGACCGGTCGGTCGGTCTAGGGAGGAGAGGGTCGGCATCGTgaggtgtgtgttgggggcagcGGGAAGCGGGGAGAGGAAGAGTGCGAAGCTATGCGGAgaaggggcagtggggagggggtgcgAGGGGGAGTTGCGGGGGGACGGGGAAGAAGGGGCagttgggggggaggggagaggaaggggcagTTGGCGGAGCAGAAGAAGGGCCAACTGGAGTTGAGATGAGGAAGCGGGGACAGTTGTGACAGTTGTGGGAGGAAGCGCCTTTGAGGGGAGGTTTGCCCACTGGTGGTTGGAGGAGGGGGCCGGCCCCTTGCCTTATTTCCTGAGAAATAGAGCGAGTCTAGTAGAAAGCGCCTCCTTGGGCCACGGTGTGGGATCCGGGGGTGAGCCCCTAGGGGAGGGGGCTCCCAGCCTGGCCGGCGGAATGTTCCTAAGCTCCCGCCGCTGGCAGGGAAGCACAGCCTGACGCTTCTCTGGAGACCGGTGGCAGAAGCCGCACCGCCGTAGTTGGTTCTGTTGATGTGTTGGCCTAATAGAACGATTTTCCTTGGAGCAAAGTACAGATCCTTCAAGTCTGAGACTCATAACGATCAATGCCTGTGGCAGCctgtggggaggaggaagaaaagccaCAGGTGTCTGTCAGACTGGAGCTGAGTGAAGGGGGACTACCCAGCCGTCAAACATTGCCCTGGGTGCCCGCCAGAGATGGCCTGCTTCCCACCATCCCACTCTTCTGAGAAAGACATTCCTGGGGACTTCTTATCACCCCGTTTCTTCCTCCCCCAGACACAATTCCAAGTTCAGTGTTGGATGACTTTTGTCCTTCATTTTTCCAGTCTGTTTTCAAGGCATCTGAAATTGAATGATATTAGTCTTCATTAATTGGTCAGCACAGAGAAACACAGCCAGCTAGGCTAAGAGACCTTTCAGTACACTCAGAACAGGGTTCCTACCACTCAGGAATGGAAAGCTAAAGAGACACATTGCAATTACTGATTTTTCCTTGTTTAAGGAGGTCACAGATTTTAGTGTGGGTAGGAGGGACATTTTCCCCCCTCCTTCCAGCGGGGAACTTGGGAGGAAAGGAGATACATAGGAAAATCATCTTGGTTGGTTAGTGACTTGACACAGTGAGTGAGAGTGTGGAAAAAAGGAACCTGAGGACAGTGTTCTCTTCCCTGGGCCCTTGCTCACTCACCATGGCCCTGAGTGATTGAGGGTGTGTGCAGCCACACCTCAACTGGTAGATCT includes these proteins:
- the EFNB3 gene encoding ephrin-B3, with the protein product MGAPHSGPGGVRVGALLLLGVLGLVSGLSLEPVYWNSANKRFQAEGGYVLYPQIGDRLDLLCPRARPPGPHSSPNYEFYKLYLVGGAQGRRCEAPPAPNLLLTCDRPDLDLRFTIKFQEYSPNLWGHEFRSHHDYYIIATSDGTREGLESLQGGVCLTRGMKVLLRVGQSPRGGAAPRKPVSEMPMERDRGAAHSLEPGKESTAGDPTSNATSRGAEGPLPPPSMPAVAGAAGGLALLLLGVAGAGGAMCWRRRRAKPSESRHPGPGSFGRGGSLGLGGGGGMGPRETEPGELGIALRGGGAADPPFCPHYEKVSGDYGHPVYIVQDGPPQSPPNIYYKV